The Melitaea cinxia chromosome 6, ilMelCinx1.1, whole genome shotgun sequence genome has a window encoding:
- the LOC123654633 gene encoding uncharacterized protein LOC123654633, with the protein MHAELLAVSEALSYVSSIDYDKFVIFSDSKCALQHVARCTSNARSTPVAYRILKQICSLREQSKTVFLQWIPSHIDLLGNDMADTLAKPIFSECLHIVKNKCNDLWREYFDKRSKDKGIWYRTIQPHPPNVPWIDTVLLNRKDVVTALRLRSGHIPFNKFGHLMGITPHPNCLVCGVVEDAYHILMECVKNETRRRQFFPYKLFYTNVGECNSILTKPESISAKKLYKLVDEVQSIM; encoded by the exons ATGCACGCTGAGCTATTGGCTGTTTCTGAAGCTTTATCATACGTATCCTCCATTGATTACGACAAATTCGTTATTTTCTCAGACTCTAAGTGCGCTCTTCAACATGTAGCTCGATGTACATCTAACGCTAGAAGTACTCCCGTAGCATacagaattttaaaacaaatatgtagtTTGAGAGAACAgtctaaaacagtttttttgcaGTGGATTCCATCTCATATTGACCTATTAGGTAACGATATGGCGGATACTCTAGCAAA GCCTATCTTTTCCGAGTGTTTAcacatagttaaaaataaatgcaatgaTTTGTGGAgagaatattttgataaaaggtCGAAAGACAAAGGCATCTGGTACCGGACCATACAACCTCACCCACCCAATGTACCTTGGATAGACACAGTGTTATTGAACAGAAAAGACGTTGTCACCGCTTTACGGTTGCGGTCTGGACATATTCCATTCAATAAATTTGGCCATTTGATGGGTATAACTCCACACCCTAATTGTTTAGTTTGTGGAGTAGTAGAGGATGCCTATCATATATTAATGGAATGTGTTAAGAACGAAACCAGAAGACGCCAATTTTTCCcatataaactgttttatacgAATGTTggagaatgtaatagtatattgACAAAACCAGAATCTATTTCGGCaaagaaattgtataaattggtCGATGAAGTTCAATCAatcatgtaa